A single region of the Grus americana isolate bGruAme1 chromosome 3, bGruAme1.mat, whole genome shotgun sequence genome encodes:
- the RNF146 gene encoding E3 ubiquitin-protein ligase RNF146 — MAGCGEIDHSINMLPTNRKTNESCANAAPSLTVPECAICLQTCVHPVSLPCKHIFCYLCVKGASWLGKRCALCRQEIPEDFLDKPTLLSPEELKAASRGNGEYAWYYEGRNGWWQYDERTSRELEDAFSKGKKSTEMLIAGFLYIADLENMVQYRRNEHGRRRKIKRDIIDIPKKGVAGLRLDCDANTVNLARESSADGADSTPTPGAAAVQPLASISPRPLPSLDGQLMSPSTPSPDASNSLENSFAHLQINGDSMAERSHRGEGEEDHESSSSGRVPAPDTSVEETESDASSDSEDASAHLQQHPSSVQQRHLNASASQSGADRPVAGGGVVNTSVRSRRPDGQCTVTEV; from the coding sequence ATGGCTGGCTGTGGCGAAATAGATCATTCGATCAACATGCTTCCCACAAACAGGAAGACAAATGAGTCGTGTGCTAATGCAGCACCTTCCCTGACAGTCCCCGAGTGTGCCATCTGTCTGCAAACGTGTGTCCATCCAGTAAGTCTGCCTTGTAAACACATTTTCTGCTATCTGTGTGTGAAGGGAGCGTCTTGGCTTGGGAAACGATGTGCACTCTGCCGGCAGGAGATTCCAGAGGATTTTCTTGACAAGCCGACCTTATTGTCACCGGAAGAACTCAAAGCGGCCAGCAGAGGCAATGGAGAATATGCTTGGTACTATGAAGGTAGAAATGGTTGGTGGCAGTATGATGAACGTACCAGCAGGGAGCTGGAAGATGCCTTTTCCAAGGGTAAAAAGAGCACTGAAATGCTAATCGCTGGGTTTTTATACATAGCAGATCTTGAAAATATGGTTCAGTATAGGAGAAATGAGCACGGACGCCGCAGAAAAATAAAACGGGACATAATAGATATACCAAAGAAGGGAGTGGCTGGGCTGAGGTTGGACTGTGACGCTAACACTGTCAACCTGGCAAGAGAAAGCTCAGCTGATGGTGCAGACAGCACACCGACTCCGGGGGCTGCAGCCGTGCAGCCTCTAGCATCCATTTCTCCTAGGCCCCTGCCGTCACTGGATGGTCAGCTGATGAGCCCTTCCACGCCATCACCAGATGCGAGCAATTCTCTGGAGAACTCTTTTGCCCACTTACAAATAAATGGAGACAGTATGGCTGAAAGGAGTCataggggagagggagaagaagacCACGAATCATCATCTTCTGGTAGGGTGCCAGCCCCTGACACCTCCGTTGAGGAGACCGAATCGGATGCTAGCAGCGATAGCGAGGATGCATCTGCCCACCTTCAGCAACACCCGTCCTCTGTCCAGCAGAGACACTTGAATGCAAGTGCAAGCCAGTCAGGAGCGGATAGACCAGTGGCAGGTGGCGGGGTGGTAAACACAAGTGTAAGGTCTAGAAGGCCAGATGGACAGTGTACCGTCACTGAAGTTTAA